A portion of the Arcobacter arenosus genome contains these proteins:
- a CDS encoding tRNA (cytidine(34)-2'-O)-methyltransferase — MFNLVLHEPRIPGNVGTIGRLAFALDCTLHLIKPYGFGEITEKEVRRAGLDYWFDLDVREYENIDDFWSKNPLSDRHFFATTKTKQVYFDMEYKKGDYFYFGREDAGLPESIMNKNKQGCITIPMTNDARSLNIANSVSIVAYEALRQNFKEFN; from the coding sequence ATGTTTAATTTAGTACTTCATGAACCAAGAATTCCAGGAAATGTTGGGACAATAGGAAGATTAGCATTTGCTCTTGATTGTACACTTCATTTAATTAAACCATATGGTTTTGGTGAGATTACAGAAAAAGAGGTTAGAAGAGCAGGGCTTGATTATTGGTTTGATTTAGATGTTAGAGAATATGAAAACATTGATGATTTTTGGTCAAAAAATCCTTTAAGTGATAGACATTTCTTTGCAACTACAAAAACAAAACAAGTTTATTTTGATATGGAATATAAAAAAGGTGACTATTTTTATTTTGGGAGGGAAGATGCAGGGTTACCTGAATCTATTATGAATAAAAATAAGCAAGGATGCATTACTATTCCTATGACAAATGATGCTAGAAGTTTAAATATTGCAAATTCTGTATCAATTGTTGCATATGAGGCATTAAGACAAAACTTTAAAGAGTTTAACTAA
- a CDS encoding response regulator transcription factor → MHKILVLEDDELFLETLEDFLEDEGFEIKTASNGEEVLSITYENNFDLYLFDINVPLIDGISLLKELRNSGDNTPAIYLTSYKDKEKLTQGFLTGCDDYLKKPIDLDELLLRIQSLLKRSGKSFEDIKLTEYLTFDPMNRRVLSNGTDINLAAKVIDLLELFLEKKEKIITKEMIIDRLWGCSEGYSEGSIRVYINNLKKLLGKDSIKNIKGIGYKIEL, encoded by the coding sequence TTGCATAAAATACTTGTTTTAGAAGATGATGAATTATTCCTTGAAACACTTGAAGATTTCCTAGAAGATGAAGGTTTTGAAATAAAAACTGCATCAAATGGTGAAGAGGTTTTAAGTATTACATATGAGAATAATTTTGATTTATACCTTTTTGATATTAATGTTCCCCTTATTGATGGAATTAGTCTCTTAAAAGAGTTAAGAAACTCTGGAGATAATACCCCTGCTATTTATCTAACTTCATATAAAGATAAAGAAAAATTAACCCAAGGATTTTTAACTGGTTGTGATGATTATTTAAAAAAACCTATTGATCTTGATGAACTTCTACTTAGAATTCAATCTTTATTAAAAAGAAGTGGAAAATCCTTTGAAGATATTAAATTAACAGAATATTTAACTTTTGACCCGATGAATAGAAGGGTTTTGTCAAATGGTACAGATATAAATCTTGCAGCTAAGGTTATTGATTTACTTGAACTATTTTTAGAAAAAAAAGAAAAGATTATAACTAAAGAGATGATTATTGATAGGCTTTGGGGCTGTTCTGAAGGTTATAGTGAAGGTTCAATTAGAGTTTATATTAATAACCTTAAAAAACTTCTTGGAAAAGATTCAATCAAAAATATAAAAGGTATTGGGTATAAAATTGAATTATAA
- a CDS encoding Na/Pi cotransporter family protein, with translation MIKRIFILCVLIITAFYVISEDNIKTILAGIAIFLIGMHFMEDGFKLFSGGTLENVLKKFTSSSFKSVLTGFITTSIVQSSSLISVIVISFLSVELISLTKAIAIVFGANLGSTTTAWIVSAFGLKLKISLYAMPMIIFGVIFRFSKSSTYVGLGNILLGLGFIFLGISYMKEGFDTLSASIDLAKYSVGGYLGIFIYILIGAVSTVIIQSSSATMAIIITALAGGNILYIDALALAIGANIGTTVTAILGSLTSNQNGKRLAFGHFIFNISTGLIAVALIYILKDLVDFLSLYIGIEEKNYSMKLALFHTIFNLLGIIVLYPFIQIIVNLSKKFISDEKYKKPSKPIYLDKANIKIPYNAMVSIQKELHHLYDNAQKAILHAISIHSTELKTKEDLDRIINAEVKKIDTDLDSFYQNNLKLLYSEIIEFALLSQQNMNKEQNEYVAQLKLASNIIVKILKDTRDIQKNMNFYLNSKNEYIKKEYLEIKRELASTILLVNTVKDPTINELDTSIMIQEQKDITETFNTSINNHIDELIRNEKITSKMATSLINDSTTTYNICTNLLRIANIIFIRDESLRKLGEIENEN, from the coding sequence ATGATAAAAAGAATTTTTATATTATGTGTATTAATAATCACTGCATTTTATGTTATATCCGAAGATAATATAAAAACAATTTTAGCAGGTATTGCAATTTTCCTAATTGGGATGCACTTTATGGAGGATGGTTTTAAACTTTTTTCAGGGGGAACCCTAGAAAATGTTTTAAAAAAATTCACTTCAAGTTCATTTAAATCTGTATTAACAGGTTTTATTACAACATCAATTGTACAAAGCTCTTCTTTGATATCTGTAATTGTAATATCTTTTTTGTCTGTTGAATTAATTTCCCTTACAAAAGCAATTGCAATAGTTTTTGGTGCAAATTTAGGAAGTACAACAACTGCATGGATTGTTTCAGCATTTGGATTAAAGTTGAAAATTTCACTATATGCTATGCCAATGATTATATTTGGTGTAATTTTTAGATTTTCTAAATCCTCTACATATGTTGGATTAGGAAATATTTTATTAGGTTTAGGTTTTATTTTTTTAGGAATCTCTTACATGAAAGAGGGATTTGACACATTAAGTGCTTCTATTGATTTGGCAAAATATTCTGTTGGTGGATATTTAGGAATTTTTATTTATATTTTAATTGGAGCTGTTTCAACTGTAATTATTCAATCTAGTAGTGCAACAATGGCAATTATAATTACAGCACTTGCAGGGGGAAATATCCTCTATATCGATGCCCTTGCCCTTGCAATAGGTGCAAATATAGGTACAACAGTTACAGCTATTCTTGGCTCATTAACCTCTAATCAAAATGGTAAACGTCTTGCATTTGGGCATTTTATATTTAATATTTCAACAGGATTAATTGCAGTTGCATTAATATATATTTTAAAAGATTTAGTAGACTTTTTATCCCTTTATATAGGGATAGAAGAAAAAAATTATTCTATGAAACTTGCATTATTTCATACAATATTCAACCTTTTAGGGATAATAGTTCTTTACCCATTTATACAAATAATTGTAAATCTTTCGAAAAAATTTATTAGTGATGAAAAATATAAAAAACCTTCAAAACCAATCTATCTTGATAAAGCTAATATTAAAATACCATATAATGCAATGGTTTCAATTCAAAAAGAGCTACATCATCTATATGATAATGCTCAAAAAGCTATACTTCATGCAATATCTATCCATTCAACTGAATTAAAAACAAAAGAAGACCTTGATAGAATTATAAACGCAGAAGTTAAAAAAATTGATACTGATTTAGATTCATTTTACCAAAATAATTTAAAGCTTCTTTATAGTGAGATTATTGAATTTGCATTACTTTCTCAACAAAATATGAATAAAGAACAAAATGAGTATGTAGCCCAATTGAAACTTGCTTCAAATATAATTGTAAAAATTTTAAAAGATACAAGAGATATACAAAAAAATATGAATTTTTATTTAAATAGTAAAAATGAGTACATAAAAAAAGAATATCTTGAAATAAAAAGGGAATTAGCTAGTACAATCCTTTTAGTTAATACAGTAAAAGATCCAACAATAAATGAATTGGATACATCTATTATGATTCAAGAGCAAAAAGATATAACTGAAACTTTTAATACATCAATAAACAATCATATAGATGAACTAATTAGAAATGAAAAAATTACATCAAAAATGGCAACTTCGTTGATAAATGATTCAACAACAACTTATAATATTTGTACAAACCTACTAAGAATTGCAAATATTATATTTATTAGAGATGAAAGTTTAAGAAAGTTAGGGGAGATAGAAAATGAAAATTAA
- a CDS encoding sensor histidine kinase, whose protein sequence is MNYKKRNFLITNSIIVLFVLLLSLLLNFYLNSFIGFNQETFMFITLTVLFFGLGLYLLLSKSIFEPLFKSDENLQKTVKETLHELNIPVSTINLNTQMLEKKITDEKALKRLSRIKKASNELLRLYEDMEYQIKKEIDKVDVSVFNLKDVTFNSLDKFEDLKKDIKIEVNIEDCQLKTDLNGFSKMLDNLISNALKYNLEENGLIKITYNNNILSIYNTGKEIDTKNLFIIFDKFFQEDSSKNGFGLGLSMVKEFCDKNKIAIKIEPSAKGNKFILNFKNIIN, encoded by the coding sequence TTGAATTATAAAAAAAGAAACTTTTTAATCACTAATTCAATAATTGTTTTATTTGTTTTATTATTATCATTACTTTTAAATTTTTATTTAAATTCATTTATTGGTTTTAATCAAGAAACATTTATGTTTATTACTTTAACAGTTTTATTTTTTGGTTTAGGTTTATATCTTTTATTAAGTAAATCTATCTTTGAACCACTTTTCAAAAGTGATGAAAATCTACAAAAAACTGTAAAAGAGACCTTACATGAATTAAATATTCCTGTTTCTACAATTAATTTAAATACTCAAATGTTAGAAAAAAAGATTACAGATGAAAAGGCATTAAAAAGACTAAGTCGAATAAAAAAAGCCTCAAATGAATTATTAAGACTTTATGAGGATATGGAATATCAGATAAAAAAAGAGATTGATAAAGTTGATGTTTCTGTATTTAATTTAAAAGATGTTACTTTTAATAGTTTAGATAAATTTGAAGATTTAAAAAAAGATATAAAAATAGAAGTAAATATTGAAGATTGTCAATTGAAAACTGATTTAAATGGTTTTTCTAAAATGCTTGATAATCTTATTTCGAATGCTTTAAAATATAATTTAGAAGAAAATGGTTTAATAAAAATCACATATAACAATAATATTTTATCTATTTATAATACTGGAAAAGAGATTGATACAAAAAACTTATTTATTATCTTTGATAAGTTTTTTCAAGAAGACTCTTCAAAGAATGGTTTTGGACTAGGACTTTCTATGGTAAAAGAGTTTTGTGATAAAAATAAAATTGCCATAAAAATTGAACCATCTGCCAAGGGAAATAAATTTATTTTAAATTTTAAAAATATCATAAACTAA
- the pgeF gene encoding peptidoglycan editing factor PgeF, which produces MDKIFFTFTNIDDGNLAFHVPDTKDNVDKNRKKLLKKYNLENKKLISMNQVHGNNIKIVDSSSPNIIDNCDGIITNDKDVVLMVMVADCIPIIFIDRKKGVIAAVHAGRNSTFLKISELTAKKMVNEFNCNYTDIEVHMGPSIQKCCYEVSDEMVTIVEKSFGKGFVNGRFIDLQGINLSLLKSLNISNITISNTCTKCSNEPYFSYRVDNKCGRFAGIVTK; this is translated from the coding sequence ATGGATAAAATATTCTTTACTTTTACAAATATTGATGATGGAAATCTTGCTTTCCATGTTCCAGATACTAAGGACAATGTTGATAAAAATAGAAAAAAACTTTTAAAAAAATATAATTTGGAAAATAAAAAATTAATCTCTATGAATCAAGTTCATGGTAACAATATCAAAATTGTTGATTCTTCTTCCCCCAATATAATCGATAATTGTGATGGGATAATTACAAATGATAAAGATGTTGTTTTGATGGTTATGGTAGCAGATTGCATTCCAATTATATTTATTGATAGAAAAAAAGGTGTTATAGCTGCAGTTCATGCAGGTAGAAATTCTACTTTTTTAAAGATTTCTGAACTTACAGCTAAAAAAATGGTTAATGAGTTTAATTGTAACTATACTGATATTGAAGTGCATATGGGTCCATCAATACAAAAATGTTGTTATGAAGTAAGTGATGAAATGGTTACCATTGTTGAAAAAAGTTTTGGTAAAGGGTTTGTAAATGGAAGATTTATTGACCTTCAAGGGATAAATTTAAGCTTATTAAAGAGCTTAAATATTAGTAATATAACTATATCTAATACTTGTACGAAGTGCTCAAATGAGCCATATTTCTCATATAGAGTAGATAATAAATGTGGTAGATTTGCTGGAATTGTCACAAAATAG
- a CDS encoding shikimate dehydrogenase has translation MNKFAIFGNPVAHSKSPQMHNAGFKKLNFDGEYVKHLIEDPNTLKNTFLQKRYLGANITVPHKEVAFNEADEVRGIANKIKAVNTYIYENDKIVAYNTDAPGFLKAIESFGVIKNVLLLGAGGTAKAIALALQESNINVTVLNRSEGKLDFFKNEGIKCSTWDSFETCDFDLVVNSTSAGLKDEYLPAPKEILDEVLEKASFAFDCVYGKITPFLALAKDKNCEVKDGEDMLLYQGVLAFEYFTKQKATQEIIETMRKALKE, from the coding sequence ATAAATAAATTTGCAATTTTTGGAAACCCAGTAGCACATTCTAAATCACCACAAATGCACAATGCAGGATTTAAAAAACTAAATTTTGATGGTGAGTATGTAAAACATTTGATAGAAGATCCAAATACTCTTAAAAATACTTTTTTACAAAAAAGATATTTAGGTGCGAATATCACTGTTCCTCACAAAGAGGTAGCTTTTAATGAAGCCGATGAAGTTAGGGGCATTGCAAATAAGATTAAAGCTGTAAATACTTATATATATGAAAATGATAAGATTGTTGCATATAATACTGATGCTCCTGGTTTTTTAAAGGCGATTGAATCTTTTGGAGTTATTAAAAATGTACTTTTGTTAGGTGCAGGTGGTACAGCTAAAGCAATTGCTCTAGCCTTGCAAGAAAGTAATATCAATGTAACTGTTTTAAATAGAAGTGAAGGAAAATTAGATTTTTTCAAAAATGAAGGCATTAAATGTTCTACTTGGGATAGTTTTGAAACTTGTGATTTTGATTTAGTAGTAAACTCTACAAGTGCAGGACTAAAAGATGAATATTTACCAGCTCCTAAAGAGATTTTAGATGAAGTTTTAGAAAAAGCCTCATTTGCTTTTGATTGTGTTTATGGGAAAATAACACCATTTTTAGCACTTGCTAAAGATAAAAATTGTGAAGTTAAAGATGGTGAAGACATGCTTTTATATCAAGGTGTTTTAGCATTTGAATATTTCACTAAACAAAAAGCAACTCAAGAGATTATAGAAACTATGAGAAAAGCACTAAAAGAATAA
- a CDS encoding glutathionylspermidine synthase family protein, with protein sequence MNLEKLQPLTDEYLESIGFVWHTDEDDSSYVADEIVQITEDEANAFYEATNELYDMFCEAGEYVIENNLFHDINIPFNLVELIKESWENDVHWHLYSRFDLAGGIDGKPIKLIEFNADTPTSLFETAIIQWALLKKNGLDDASQFNNLAEALKENFKRIITLDSDIEKFEEYYSKLGWKILFSSISSSSEDINTTKLLQHLASEAGFNTDFEYIENVQFNDEGIYKEDELFEFWFKLIPWEDIAIEESELALMLTEIVKEKKAIIFNPAYTLMFQSKGFMKILWDLYPNHPLLLETSFEPLKGKKQVEKRCFGREGANTKIINADGSIDCETHGEYEGHKAIFQEYVELPTDENGNSYQAGVFYAYEASALGFRRGEKILNNMSKFVGHIIR encoded by the coding sequence ATGAATTTAGAAAAACTTCAACCTTTAACAGACGAATATCTAGAATCAATAGGTTTTGTTTGGCATACTGATGAGGATGACTCTTCATATGTAGCAGATGAAATTGTACAAATTACTGAAGATGAAGCAAATGCATTTTATGAAGCTACAAATGAGCTTTATGATATGTTTTGTGAAGCGGGTGAATATGTAATAGAAAACAATTTGTTTCATGATATAAATATCCCTTTTAATCTTGTTGAGTTAATAAAAGAATCATGGGAAAATGATGTTCATTGGCATCTATATTCAAGATTTGATTTAGCTGGTGGTATTGATGGTAAACCTATAAAATTAATTGAATTTAACGCTGATACACCAACATCATTATTTGAAACAGCTATAATTCAATGGGCACTTCTAAAGAAAAATGGACTTGATGATGCAAGTCAATTTAATAATCTTGCGGAGGCATTAAAAGAGAATTTTAAAAGAATTATTACTTTAGATTCGGATATAGAAAAGTTTGAAGAATATTATTCAAAACTTGGATGGAAAATATTATTCTCATCAATCTCTAGCTCGAGTGAAGATATAAATACAACTAAACTTCTTCAGCATCTAGCAAGTGAAGCTGGTTTTAATACAGACTTTGAATATATTGAAAATGTTCAATTTAATGATGAAGGTATTTACAAAGAAGATGAACTTTTTGAGTTTTGGTTTAAGCTTATTCCTTGGGAAGATATTGCCATTGAGGAGAGTGAACTTGCATTAATGTTAACAGAAATTGTAAAAGAAAAAAAAGCTATTATTTTTAATCCTGCTTACACTTTGATGTTTCAATCAAAAGGTTTCATGAAAATACTTTGGGATTTATATCCAAATCACCCTCTTCTTTTAGAAACTTCTTTTGAACCATTAAAAGGGAAAAAACAAGTAGAAAAAAGATGTTTTGGAAGAGAAGGAGCAAATACAAAAATCATAAATGCTGATGGTTCAATTGATTGTGAAACACATGGTGAATATGAAGGGCATAAAGCAATTTTCCAAGAATATGTAGAACTTCCAACTGATGAAAATGGAAACTCTTACCAAGCTGGTGTATTTTACGCTTATGAAGCATCAGCTTTAGGATTTAGAAGAGGCGAAAAAATTTTAAATAATATGTCAAAATTTGTAGGTCATATAATAAGATAG
- a CDS encoding UPF0323 family lipoprotein, translated as MKRNNHIKKISNYTIVGGLGAILIAGLTGCEDKSANNQNQAQNNAFTSASQKQEAFVIIEKLQGGGYTIADEFPASKTTIVLRELDGSERILSQAEIDALIKEEAVKIDNGTSGLTNPEMSSGMGLGGVLLSSIAGAMLGSWIGNKLFNNQNYQNQRKAQYKSPQTYSRSQSSFTKAAKTSTSSTSSKKSGFFGSKSGTSKSTSLFGKSSGFGG; from the coding sequence TTGAAAAGAAATAATCATATAAAAAAAATATCAAATTATACTATAGTTGGTGGTCTTGGAGCAATTTTAATTGCAGGATTAACAGGATGTGAAGATAAATCTGCAAACAATCAAAACCAAGCTCAAAACAACGCTTTTACAAGTGCTTCTCAAAAACAAGAAGCTTTTGTAATCATTGAAAAACTTCAAGGTGGGGGATACACTATTGCAGATGAATTCCCAGCTTCTAAAACTACAATTGTTTTAAGAGAATTAGATGGAAGTGAAAGAATTCTTTCTCAAGCAGAGATTGATGCTTTAATTAAAGAAGAAGCAGTAAAAATTGATAATGGGACATCGGGTTTAACAAATCCAGAAATGTCAAGTGGAATGGGGCTTGGTGGAGTTTTATTATCTTCTATTGCAGGGGCTATGCTTGGTTCTTGGATTGGAAATAAGCTGTTTAACAATCAAAATTATCAAAATCAAAGAAAAGCTCAATATAAATCACCTCAAACATATAGTAGATCACAAAGTTCATTTACTAAAGCAGCTAAAACTTCTACATCAAGTACTAGTAGTAAAAAAAGTGGATTTTTTGGGAGTAAATCAGGAACATCAAAATCTACTTCATTATTTGGAAAAAGTTCAGGATTTGGTGGATAA
- the purU gene encoding formyltetrahydrofolate deformylase — MKEYILLIDTFDAKGLVYNVSKVLFANNLNIEQNAEYVDKETNKFFMRTVISGDLNENILLKELTEVLPKESTIKLNKKSKKNIVILATKESHVLGDLLIRYIDGELDANIQAVIANHDYLQDLVEKFNIPFHCISAENMEREDHENLVIEKINEYNPELIVLAKYMRILTPKFVETYPRKVLNIHHSFLPAFIGANPYKQAHHRGVKIIGATAHYVTDDLDEGPIISQDVVRVDHTYSWQDMRRAGRNVEKVVLSNALQLLLEDKVFVYGNKTVVL, encoded by the coding sequence ATGAAAGAATATATACTTTTAATTGATACTTTTGATGCAAAAGGACTTGTTTACAATGTCTCAAAAGTTCTTTTTGCAAACAATTTAAATATTGAACAAAATGCTGAATATGTTGATAAAGAAACAAACAAGTTTTTTATGAGAACTGTTATCTCTGGTGATTTAAATGAAAATATTTTACTTAAAGAGTTAACTGAGGTTTTACCAAAAGAATCAACAATTAAACTAAACAAAAAATCAAAGAAAAATATTGTAATTTTAGCTACAAAAGAATCACATGTTTTAGGTGATTTATTAATCAGATATATTGATGGTGAACTTGATGCAAATATTCAAGCTGTTATTGCTAATCATGATTATTTACAAGATTTAGTTGAAAAATTTAATATTCCATTTCACTGTATAAGTGCAGAAAATATGGAACGAGAAGACCATGAAAATTTAGTAATTGAAAAAATCAATGAATATAATCCTGAGTTAATAGTTTTAGCTAAATATATGAGAATTTTAACTCCAAAATTTGTTGAAACTTACCCTAGAAAAGTTTTAAATATTCACCACTCTTTCTTACCTGCATTTATTGGTGCAAATCCATATAAACAAGCACACCATAGAGGTGTTAAGATTATTGGAGCAACTGCACACTATGTAACTGATGATTTGGATGAAGGTCCGATTATATCTCAAGATGTAGTAAGAGTTGACCATACATACTCTTGGCAAGATATGAGAAGAGCTGGAAGAAACGTAGAAAAAGTTGTATTATCAAATGCTTTACAACTTCTTTTAGAAGACAAAGTATTTGTTTATGGAAATAAAACGGTAGTCTTATAA
- a CDS encoding malic enzyme-like NAD(P)-binding protein — MSKQPVTREEALEYHQYPRAGKLAIETTTELKTQEDLSKAYTPGVAFPCLEIEENPENAYKYTAKRNLVAVITNGTAVLGLGNIGALAAKPVMEGKSVLFKKFSAIDSFDIEVDEENPEKFIDVCKAIAPTFGGINLEDIKSPECFEIEKRLIEELDIPVMHDDQHGTAIITSAGVINACDILGKKLEELKVVVVGAGAAAISCSRMYKAIGIKNIIMIDSKGVCHDGRDDLNKFKKEFSVKEPMTKMDAFREADMVLGLSRPGTFTQEHIAVMADEPIVFTLANPTPELFPDEILAIRDKALVGTGRSDFNNQVNNVIGFPFIFRGALDVKAKKINMAMKKAAAYAIADLAKKPVTDDIKAIFGDHITYSKEYIIPKPFDKRLIVEISSAVAKAAVESGVAREKNYDHEAYREQLSKMI; from the coding sequence ATGAGTAAACAACCTGTTACTAGAGAAGAGGCGTTGGAGTATCACCAATACCCAAGAGCTGGAAAATTAGCTATTGAAACAACAACTGAATTAAAAACTCAAGAAGATTTATCAAAAGCTTATACTCCAGGTGTTGCATTCCCATGCTTAGAGATTGAAGAAAATCCAGAAAATGCATATAAATATACTGCAAAAAGAAATCTTGTTGCAGTAATTACAAATGGTACAGCTGTATTAGGACTTGGTAATATTGGAGCATTAGCTGCTAAGCCAGTTATGGAAGGGAAGTCAGTATTATTTAAGAAGTTTTCAGCAATTGATTCTTTTGATATTGAAGTTGATGAAGAAAATCCAGAAAAATTTATTGATGTATGTAAAGCTATCGCACCAACATTTGGTGGAATTAACTTAGAAGATATAAAATCACCTGAGTGTTTTGAAATTGAAAAAAGATTAATTGAAGAGCTTGATATACCAGTTATGCATGATGATCAACATGGAACAGCTATTATTACATCTGCTGGTGTAATTAATGCTTGTGATATTTTAGGAAAAAAACTTGAAGAATTAAAAGTTGTTGTTGTTGGAGCAGGTGCAGCAGCGATTTCTTGTTCAAGAATGTACAAAGCTATTGGAATTAAAAACATTATTATGATAGATTCAAAAGGTGTTTGTCACGATGGCAGAGATGATTTAAATAAATTTAAAAAAGAGTTTTCAGTAAAAGAACCAATGACAAAAATGGATGCGTTTAGGGAAGCAGACATGGTTCTAGGATTATCTAGACCTGGAACTTTTACACAAGAACATATTGCTGTTATGGCAGATGAACCAATCGTATTTACATTGGCTAACCCAACTCCAGAATTATTTCCTGATGAGATTTTAGCAATTAGAGATAAAGCTTTAGTTGGTACAGGAAGAAGTGATTTTAATAACCAAGTAAATAATGTAATTGGATTTCCTTTTATTTTTAGAGGAGCACTAGACGTAAAAGCTAAAAAAATAAACATGGCAATGAAAAAAGCTGCTGCATATGCAATTGCAGATTTAGCTAAAAAACCAGTTACAGATGATATCAAAGCTATTTTTGGTGATCATATTACTTATTCAAAAGAGTATATTATTCCAAAACCGTTTGATAAAAGACTTATTGTTGAAATTTCAAGTGCTGTGGCAAAAGCTGCAGTTGAATCTGGTGTTGCTAGAGAGAAAAATTATGACCATGAGGCGTATAGAGAACAACTATCTAAAATGATTTAA